A genome region from Pan paniscus chromosome 17, NHGRI_mPanPan1-v2.0_pri, whole genome shotgun sequence includes the following:
- the COLEC12 gene encoding collectin-12 isoform X2, which yields MKDDFAEEEEVQSFGYKRFGIQEGTQCTKCKNNWALKFSIILLYILCALLTITVAILGYKVVEKMDNVTGGMETSRQTYDDKLTAVESDLKKLGDQTGKKAISTNSELSTFRSDILDLRQQLREITEKTSKNKDTLEKLQASGDALVDRQSQLKETLENNSFLITTVNKTLQAYNGYVTNLQQDTSVLQGNLQNQMYSHNVVIMNLNNLNLTQVQQRNLITNLQRSVDDTSQAIQRIKNDFQNLQQVFLQAKKDTDWLKEKVQSLQTLAANNSALAKANNDTLEDMNSQLNSFTGQMENITTVAQANEQNLKDLQDLHKDAENRTAIKFNQLEERFQLFETDIVNIISNISYTAHHLRTLTSNLNEVRTTCTDTLTKHTDDLTSLNNTLANIRLDSVSLRMQQDLMRSRLDTEVANLSVIMEEMKLVDSKHGQLIKNFTILQGPPGPRGPKGDRGSQGPPGPTGNKGQKGEKGEPGPPGPAGERGPIGPAGPPGERGGKGSKGSQGPKGSRGSPGKPGPQGPSGDPGPPGPPGKEGLPGPQGPPGFQGLQGTVGEPGVPGPRGLPGLPGVPGMPGPKGPPGPPGPSGAVVPLALQNEPTPAPEDNGCPPHWKNFTDKCYYFSVEKEIFEDAKLFCEDKSSHLVFINTREEQQWIKKQMVGRESHWIGLTDSERENEWKWLDGTSPDYKNWKAGQPDNWGHGHGPGEDCAGLIYAGQWNDFQCEDVNNFICEKDRETVLSSAL from the exons GTATTCAGGAAGGAACACAATGTACCAAATGTAAAAATAACTGGGCACTGAAGTTTTCTAtcatattattatacattttgtgTGCCTTGCTAACAATCACAGTAGCCATTTTGGGATATAAAG TTGTAGAGAAAATGGACAATGTCACAGGTGGCATGGAAACATCTCGCCAAACCTATGATGACAAGCTCACAGCAGTGGAAAGTGACCTGAAAAAATTAG GTGACCAAACTGGGAAGAAAGCTATCAGCACCAACTCAGAACTCTCCACCTTCAGATCAGACATTCTAGATCTCCGTCAGCAACTTCGTGAGATTACAGAAAAAACCAGCAAGAACAAGGATACGCTGGAGAAGTTACAGGCGAGCGGAGATGCTCTGGTGGACAGGCAGAGTCAATTGAAAGAAACTTTGGAGAATAACTCTTTCCTCATCACCACTGTAAACAAAACCCTCCAGGCGTATAATGGCTATGTCACGAATCTGCAGCAAGATACCAGCGTGCTCCAGGGCAATCTGCAGAACCAAATGTATTCTCATAACGTGGTCATCATGAACCTCAACAACCTGAACCTGACCCAGGTGCAGCAGAGGAACCTCATCACGAATCTGCAGCGGTCTGTGGATGACACAAGCCAGGCTATCCAGCGAATCAAGAATGACTTTCAAAATCTGCAGCAGGTTTTTCTTCAAGCCAAGAAGGACACGGATTGGCTGAAGGAGAAAGTGCAGAGCTTGCAGACGCTGGCTGCCAACAACTCTGCGTTGGCCAAAGCCAACAACGACACCCTGGAGGATATGAACAGCCAGCTCAACTCATTCACAGGTCAGATGGAGAACATCACCACTGTCGCTCAAGCCAACGAGCAGAACCTGAAAGACCTGCAGGACTTACACAAAGATGCAGAGAATAGAACAGCCATCAAGTTCAACCAACTGGAGGAACGCTTCCAGCTCTTTGAGACGGATATTGTGAACATCATTAGCAATATCAGTTACACAGCCCACCACCTGCGGACGCTGACCAGCAATCTAAATGAAGTCAGGACCACTTGCACAGATACCCTTACCAAACACACAGATGATCTGACCTCCTTGAATAATACCCTGGCCAACATCCGTTTGGATTCTGTTTCTCTCAGGATGCAGCAAGATTTGATGAGGTCGAGGTTAGACACTGAAGTAGCCAACTTATCAGTGATTATGGAAGAAATGAAACTAGTAGACTCCAAGCATGGTCAGCTCATCAAGAATTTTACAATACTACAAG gtCCACCGGGCCCCAGGGGTCCAAAAGGTGACAGAGGATCCCAGGGACCCCCTGGTCCAACTGGCAACAAGGgacagaaaggagagaagggggagCCTGGACCACCTGGCCCTGCGGGTGAGAGAGGCCCAATTGGACCAGCTGGTCCCCCCGGAGAGCGTGGCGGCAAAGGATCTAAAGGCTCCCAGGGCCCCAAAGGCTCCCGTGGTTCTCCTGGGAAGCCCGGCCCTCAGGGCCCCAGTGGGGACCCAGGCCCCCCGGGCCCACCAGGCAAAGAAGGACTCCCCGGCCCTCAGGGCCCTCCTGGCTTCCAGGGACTTCAGGGCACCGTTGGGGAGCCTGGGGTGCCTGGACCTCGGGGACTGCCAGGCTTGCCTGGGGTACCAGGCATGCCAGGCCCCAAGGGGCCCCCCGGCCCTCCTGGCCCATCAGGAGCAGTGGTGCCCCTGGCCCTGCAGAATGAGCCAACCCCGGCACCGGAGGACAATG GCTGCCCGCCTCACTGGAAGAACTTCACAGACAAATGCTACTATTTTTCAGTTGAGAAAGAAATTTTTGAGGATGCAaagcttttctgtgaagacaaGTCTTCACATCTTGTTTTCATAAACACTAGAGAGGAACAG CAATGGATAAAAAAACAGATGGTAGGGAGAGAGAGCCACTGGATCGGCCTCACAGACTCAGAACGTGAAAATGAATGGAAGTGGCTGGATGGGACATCTCCAGACTACAA
- the COLEC12 gene encoding collectin-12 isoform X3, with amino-acid sequence MDNVTGGMETSRQTYDDKLTAVESDLKKLGDQTGKKAISTNSELSTFRSDILDLRQQLREITEKTSKNKDTLEKLQASGDALVDRQSQLKETLENNSFLITTVNKTLQAYNGYVTNLQQDTSVLQGNLQNQMYSHNVVIMNLNNLNLTQVQQRNLITNLQRSVDDTSQAIQRIKNDFQNLQQVFLQAKKDTDWLKEKVQSLQTLAANNSALAKANNDTLEDMNSQLNSFTGQMENITTVAQANEQNLKDLQDLHKDAENRTAIKFNQLEERFQLFETDIVNIISNISYTAHHLRTLTSNLNEVRTTCTDTLTKHTDDLTSLNNTLANIRLDSVSLRMQQDLMRSRLDTEVANLSVIMEEMKLVDSKHGQLIKNFTILQGPPGPRGPKGDRGSQGPPGPTGNKGQKGEKGEPGPPGPAGERGPIGPAGPPGERGGKGSKGSQGPKGSRGSPGKPGPQGPSGDPGPPGPPGKEGLPGPQGPPGFQGLQGTVGEPGVPGPRGLPGLPGVPGMPGPKGPPGPPGPSGAVVPLALQNEPTPAPEDNGCPPHWKNFTDKCYYFSVEKEIFEDAKLFCEDKSSHLVFINTREEQQWIKKQMVGRESHWIGLTDSERENEWKWLDGTSPDYKNWKAGQPDNWGHGHGPGEDCAGLIYAGQWNDFQCEDVNNFICEKDRETVLSSAL; translated from the exons ATGGACAATGTCACAGGTGGCATGGAAACATCTCGCCAAACCTATGATGACAAGCTCACAGCAGTGGAAAGTGACCTGAAAAAATTAG GTGACCAAACTGGGAAGAAAGCTATCAGCACCAACTCAGAACTCTCCACCTTCAGATCAGACATTCTAGATCTCCGTCAGCAACTTCGTGAGATTACAGAAAAAACCAGCAAGAACAAGGATACGCTGGAGAAGTTACAGGCGAGCGGAGATGCTCTGGTGGACAGGCAGAGTCAATTGAAAGAAACTTTGGAGAATAACTCTTTCCTCATCACCACTGTAAACAAAACCCTCCAGGCGTATAATGGCTATGTCACGAATCTGCAGCAAGATACCAGCGTGCTCCAGGGCAATCTGCAGAACCAAATGTATTCTCATAACGTGGTCATCATGAACCTCAACAACCTGAACCTGACCCAGGTGCAGCAGAGGAACCTCATCACGAATCTGCAGCGGTCTGTGGATGACACAAGCCAGGCTATCCAGCGAATCAAGAATGACTTTCAAAATCTGCAGCAGGTTTTTCTTCAAGCCAAGAAGGACACGGATTGGCTGAAGGAGAAAGTGCAGAGCTTGCAGACGCTGGCTGCCAACAACTCTGCGTTGGCCAAAGCCAACAACGACACCCTGGAGGATATGAACAGCCAGCTCAACTCATTCACAGGTCAGATGGAGAACATCACCACTGTCGCTCAAGCCAACGAGCAGAACCTGAAAGACCTGCAGGACTTACACAAAGATGCAGAGAATAGAACAGCCATCAAGTTCAACCAACTGGAGGAACGCTTCCAGCTCTTTGAGACGGATATTGTGAACATCATTAGCAATATCAGTTACACAGCCCACCACCTGCGGACGCTGACCAGCAATCTAAATGAAGTCAGGACCACTTGCACAGATACCCTTACCAAACACACAGATGATCTGACCTCCTTGAATAATACCCTGGCCAACATCCGTTTGGATTCTGTTTCTCTCAGGATGCAGCAAGATTTGATGAGGTCGAGGTTAGACACTGAAGTAGCCAACTTATCAGTGATTATGGAAGAAATGAAACTAGTAGACTCCAAGCATGGTCAGCTCATCAAGAATTTTACAATACTACAAG gtCCACCGGGCCCCAGGGGTCCAAAAGGTGACAGAGGATCCCAGGGACCCCCTGGTCCAACTGGCAACAAGGgacagaaaggagagaagggggagCCTGGACCACCTGGCCCTGCGGGTGAGAGAGGCCCAATTGGACCAGCTGGTCCCCCCGGAGAGCGTGGCGGCAAAGGATCTAAAGGCTCCCAGGGCCCCAAAGGCTCCCGTGGTTCTCCTGGGAAGCCCGGCCCTCAGGGCCCCAGTGGGGACCCAGGCCCCCCGGGCCCACCAGGCAAAGAAGGACTCCCCGGCCCTCAGGGCCCTCCTGGCTTCCAGGGACTTCAGGGCACCGTTGGGGAGCCTGGGGTGCCTGGACCTCGGGGACTGCCAGGCTTGCCTGGGGTACCAGGCATGCCAGGCCCCAAGGGGCCCCCCGGCCCTCCTGGCCCATCAGGAGCAGTGGTGCCCCTGGCCCTGCAGAATGAGCCAACCCCGGCACCGGAGGACAATG GCTGCCCGCCTCACTGGAAGAACTTCACAGACAAATGCTACTATTTTTCAGTTGAGAAAGAAATTTTTGAGGATGCAaagcttttctgtgaagacaaGTCTTCACATCTTGTTTTCATAAACACTAGAGAGGAACAG CAATGGATAAAAAAACAGATGGTAGGGAGAGAGAGCCACTGGATCGGCCTCACAGACTCAGAACGTGAAAATGAATGGAAGTGGCTGGATGGGACATCTCCAGACTACAA